In one Bryobacteraceae bacterium genomic region, the following are encoded:
- the tssF gene encoding type VI secretion system baseplate subunit TssF: MHDDLLDYYRNELAYLRKLGAEFKQKYPKVADRLLLDENESKDPHVERLLEGFAFLAARVHKKIDDDFPEITDALLNIVYPHYLRPWPSCSIVEFVLSPAQSKLTSGYEIPRGSTLYARSAHGVTCRFRTTFDTTLWPVEVAEASWSTPDRLDPPVRSGGAAAVIRLVLRGQPDVQFSKLEIEKLRLYLNGPRELPAAVYELLLNNCTQILLRDPNDQRRAPVRLSPDQLQAAGFGEDEALLPFPKRSFDGYRLLREYFAFPQKFQFIDLTGIGEALSGFDSAVEIVFFIAPFERTERIQMFETGVNERLFRLAATPAVNLFPLTGEPILLSRTRHEYRVTPDARRQHSMDIFSVDSVVTANPGSEDVVEFAPLYSLRHADHHQRRTYWYSTRRPTPWRTDGSSETYISLVDLSGRPMTPDADAVTCRLTCTNRDIPSKLPFEGDEEDFELEGGGPIQGIRALERPTKWQPPPLGQAAFWRLISHLSLNHLSLGGGWDEGDDAGRGRDALQELLRLYESSSGDQADRQISGIEALRSRPKFARVASDHGITFARGIELEMELNEENFVGAGAFLFANVLDRFLGMYTSINSFTQLTVRTRQRREVLRRWQPRSGRRILS; this comes from the coding sequence GTGCACGACGACCTGCTCGATTATTACCGCAACGAACTGGCGTATCTGCGCAAGCTCGGCGCGGAGTTCAAGCAGAAGTACCCGAAAGTGGCGGACCGGCTGCTGCTCGACGAGAACGAGAGCAAGGACCCGCATGTGGAGCGGCTGCTCGAGGGCTTTGCATTCCTCGCGGCGCGCGTCCACAAGAAAATCGACGACGATTTTCCGGAGATCACCGATGCTCTGCTGAACATCGTCTACCCGCACTACCTGCGGCCCTGGCCGTCGTGTTCGATTGTGGAGTTCGTGCTTTCGCCAGCGCAGAGCAAGCTGACGTCGGGCTACGAGATTCCACGGGGGTCTACGTTGTATGCGCGGTCGGCGCACGGCGTGACGTGCCGTTTCCGGACAACGTTCGATACGACATTGTGGCCGGTGGAAGTAGCGGAAGCGAGTTGGTCAACGCCGGACCGCCTGGACCCGCCCGTGCGCAGCGGCGGCGCGGCGGCGGTGATCCGGCTGGTGCTGCGTGGGCAGCCGGACGTACAGTTCTCCAAGCTCGAGATCGAGAAGCTGCGCCTGTATCTGAACGGGCCTCGCGAGCTTCCGGCGGCGGTGTACGAACTGCTGCTCAACAATTGCACGCAGATCCTGCTGCGGGACCCGAACGATCAGCGGCGGGCGCCGGTGCGGCTGTCTCCGGACCAGTTGCAGGCGGCCGGGTTCGGCGAGGACGAGGCGCTGCTGCCGTTTCCCAAACGGTCCTTCGACGGCTACCGTCTACTGCGCGAATACTTCGCGTTTCCGCAGAAGTTTCAGTTCATCGATCTCACCGGGATCGGCGAGGCGCTTTCCGGATTCGACTCGGCGGTGGAGATCGTGTTCTTCATCGCACCGTTCGAGCGCACCGAGCGGATCCAAATGTTTGAGACCGGCGTGAACGAACGGTTGTTCCGTCTGGCGGCGACGCCGGCCGTGAACCTGTTCCCCCTCACCGGCGAGCCGATCCTGCTTTCGCGAACCCGGCACGAATATCGCGTGACGCCGGACGCGCGGCGGCAGCACTCGATGGACATCTTTTCCGTGGATTCGGTGGTGACGGCGAATCCGGGCTCGGAGGACGTGGTGGAGTTCGCGCCGCTCTATTCGCTGCGCCACGCCGATCACCACCAGCGCCGGACCTACTGGTACTCCACCCGGCGGCCGACGCCGTGGCGCACCGACGGCAGTTCGGAGACCTACATTTCGCTGGTTGATCTCTCGGGCCGGCCGATGACGCCGGACGCCGACGCGGTGACGTGCCGGCTCACCTGCACCAATCGCGATATTCCTTCGAAGCTGCCATTCGAGGGCGACGAGGAAGATTTCGAACTCGAGGGCGGCGGTCCGATTCAGGGAATCCGCGCGTTGGAACGGCCGACGAAATGGCAGCCGCCGCCGTTGGGCCAGGCGGCCTTCTGGCGGCTGATATCGCATCTTTCGCTGAACCATCTTTCGCTTGGCGGCGGATGGGACGAAGGCGACGATGCCGGCCGCGGCCGCGATGCGCTCCAGGAGCTGTTGCGGCTCTACGAGTCATCGAGCGGCGACCAGGCGGACCGGCAGATCAGCGGCATTGAGGCGCTGCGGAGCCGCCCGAAGTTCGCGCGCGTGGCCTCCGATCACGGGATTACGTTCGCGCGCGGCATTGAGCTCGAGATGGAGCTCAACGAGGAGAACTTTGTCGGGGCAGGGGCTTTTCTATTCGCCAACGTGCTCGACCGGTTTCTCGGCATGTATACGTCGATCAACAGCTTTACGCAGTTGACGGTCCGCACCCGGCAGCGAAGGGAGGTGTTACGGCGATGGCAACCCCGGTCGGGCCGGAGGATTCTCAGCTAG
- the tssE gene encoding type VI secretion system baseplate subunit TssE — protein MSTIGTLSGDLRAQASVLDRLIDDDPGNSRDPAVTRAQSIRNFKASVRRDLEALLNTRCTAEVLRADMEDVANSVYTYGLPDLSGFSATSTQDRARLLQAVRSAIERFEPRLTQVEVEATEVGGDKLSLQFSISALLMSEPVAEQVVFDTLLESMHGRYQVRGD, from the coding sequence GTGTCGACCATAGGAACGCTGAGCGGCGACCTGCGGGCCCAAGCCTCCGTGCTCGACCGGCTCATCGACGATGACCCCGGCAACTCGCGCGATCCGGCTGTCACGCGGGCGCAATCGATCCGAAATTTCAAGGCGTCCGTCCGGCGGGATCTGGAAGCGCTGCTCAACACGCGCTGCACGGCCGAGGTCCTGCGGGCGGACATGGAAGACGTGGCGAACTCGGTATACACCTACGGGCTTCCTGATCTTTCGGGGTTTTCGGCCACTTCCACCCAGGACCGTGCGCGGCTGCTGCAGGCCGTGCGGTCCGCCATAGAGCGGTTCGAGCCGCGGTTGACGCAGGTGGAAGTGGAGGCCACCGAGGTGGGCGGCGACAAGCTGTCGCTGCAGTTTTCGATTTCGGCGCTGTTGATGAGCGAGCCGGTGGCCGAGCAGGTGGTTTTCGACACATTGCTCGAATCAATGCACGGGCGGTATCAAGTGAGGGGAGACTGA
- the tssA gene encoding type VI secretion system protein TssA: protein MPLREGILDPISEAEPAGKPLVNDPAYEKLRELRKPNEQALEAFLAPREGRAPRVMTADLWMPREINRVIETAGALLATKSKDLEVAAWLAEALLWKEGLGGFRDGLAMVRALLDTYWETLYPLPDEGDHYMRIRYLEWMGMSESTKESSPPLALGFVSITQDGLTWNQFKESRDVPGEKESGKAAEKRKAALNEGKTPPEDVETGMAATPKPLYKKWVADAEGCLTELAALDELCKSKFGDDPPGFLKLRNGLELLQNDLAILLRRKLELDPDPPEPIVMEEAPAVEGEAVETADGETRPAAIPMAAQFGDLTGIEPASREEAIFRIAAAAGYLRRTDPGSPAGYLAIRGVRWGEVYSIEGEIPPGFLSAPPTDVRTKLRNLASRGDWRGVLDAAENAMAMDYGRGWLDLQRYAVRACDELGYKRAAAAIRAQLKRLLTDYPALETATLGDDTGAANPETAAWLKQVKEAN from the coding sequence ATGCCATTGCGGGAAGGGATTCTCGATCCGATTTCGGAAGCCGAACCGGCGGGTAAACCGCTGGTGAACGATCCTGCATACGAGAAGCTGCGCGAACTGCGCAAGCCGAACGAGCAGGCTCTCGAGGCGTTCCTTGCGCCGCGCGAAGGCCGTGCGCCGCGCGTGATGACGGCGGACCTGTGGATGCCGCGCGAGATCAATCGCGTGATCGAAACCGCGGGAGCGCTGCTGGCAACCAAGAGCAAGGATCTCGAGGTGGCGGCGTGGCTGGCCGAGGCGCTGCTTTGGAAAGAAGGCCTGGGCGGCTTCCGCGACGGCCTGGCCATGGTGCGGGCGCTGCTGGATACGTACTGGGAGACGCTGTATCCGCTGCCGGACGAGGGCGATCACTACATGAGAATCCGCTATCTCGAGTGGATGGGGATGAGCGAGAGCACGAAAGAGTCGTCGCCGCCGCTGGCGCTGGGATTCGTTTCGATTACGCAGGACGGGCTGACGTGGAACCAGTTCAAGGAGTCGCGCGACGTTCCAGGCGAGAAGGAATCGGGCAAGGCGGCGGAGAAGCGCAAAGCCGCGCTGAACGAAGGAAAGACGCCGCCGGAGGACGTGGAGACCGGTATGGCGGCCACGCCGAAGCCGCTCTACAAGAAGTGGGTGGCCGACGCCGAGGGCTGCCTGACGGAACTGGCCGCTCTCGATGAATTGTGCAAGTCCAAGTTCGGCGACGATCCGCCGGGCTTTCTGAAGCTGCGAAACGGGCTCGAATTGCTCCAGAACGACCTGGCGATTCTGCTGCGGCGGAAGCTCGAACTGGATCCGGATCCTCCGGAGCCGATTGTGATGGAAGAAGCGCCCGCTGTCGAAGGCGAGGCCGTGGAAACCGCGGACGGCGAGACGCGGCCGGCGGCCATTCCCATGGCTGCGCAGTTCGGGGATTTGACCGGAATCGAGCCGGCGAGCCGCGAGGAGGCGATCTTCCGGATCGCGGCGGCGGCGGGGTATCTGCGCCGGACGGATCCGGGGAGCCCGGCCGGGTACCTGGCGATCCGCGGCGTCCGGTGGGGCGAGGTGTATTCGATCGAGGGTGAGATTCCGCCCGGATTCCTGAGCGCGCCGCCCACCGACGTGAGGACGAAACTGCGGAATCTGGCATCGCGCGGCGATTGGCGCGGCGTGCTGGATGCGGCCGAGAACGCGATGGCAATGGACTATGGCCGCGGCTGGCTGGACTTGCAGCGTTATGCGGTGCGGGCTTGCGACGAATTGGGGTACAAGCGCGCCGCGGCGGCGATCCGGGCGCAATTGAAGCGCCTGCTGACGGACTATCCGGCGCTTGAAACGGCGACGCTCGGCGACGACACCGGCGCGGCGAATCCGGAAACGGCGGCGTGGTTGAAGCAGGTGAAGGAGGCCAACTGA
- a CDS encoding type VI secretion system accessory protein TagJ — translation MNVEGLIREGKIDDAVERLTAYLRDNPGDAKSRTVLFEVLCLNGEYQRAEKHLGVLSEGTKETQIGALLYYGALHAEKLRREMFEKETYPGPLAEGAAGLKGKLNGKPFSSIEDFDPRVAARLEVFAAGDYLWVPLEHVKRIEMDPPKKLRDLMWAPAKILTGPGFGDRELGEVLLPALAPLTYVHPDPAVRMGRVTEWCAGEDGSEHPYGQKMLVVDGEEVPFLEMRSLEIGE, via the coding sequence ATGAATGTGGAAGGATTGATTCGCGAAGGCAAGATCGACGACGCCGTCGAGCGGCTGACGGCATACCTGCGAGACAATCCCGGCGACGCCAAGAGCCGGACGGTTCTCTTCGAGGTGTTGTGCCTGAACGGCGAGTATCAGCGCGCCGAGAAGCATCTCGGAGTGCTGAGTGAAGGGACCAAAGAGACGCAGATCGGCGCTCTGCTTTACTACGGCGCGCTGCACGCCGAGAAGCTGCGCCGGGAGATGTTCGAAAAGGAGACCTACCCGGGACCTTTGGCCGAAGGCGCCGCCGGGTTGAAAGGCAAGCTCAACGGCAAGCCGTTTTCCTCGATCGAGGATTTCGACCCGCGCGTCGCCGCCAGGCTCGAGGTGTTCGCGGCCGGCGACTATCTTTGGGTGCCGCTCGAGCATGTGAAACGGATCGAGATGGATCCGCCGAAGAAGCTCCGCGATCTGATGTGGGCGCCGGCGAAGATCCTCACCGGGCCGGGATTCGGCGACCGGGAACTCGGCGAAGTGCTGCTGCCGGCTCTTGCTCCGCTGACCTACGTCCATCCGGACCCCGCGGTCCGCATGGGCCGCGTGACGGAATGGTGCGCCGGGGAGGATGGCTCCGAGCATCCGTACGGGCAGAAGATGCTGGTAGTGGATGGGGAGGAGGTTCCGTTTCTGGAGATGAGGAGCCTCGAAATCGGAGAATAG
- a CDS encoding type VI secretion system tube protein Hcp, with the protein MASEMFLKFTPEVAGESPTAGYENWIEVLSLAWGVSNPSTIEQGVGAGAGKASFSHCSLMLNMDAATVFQMKNCCQGTHFEKAIIECREAGGESPVVFWKQEMHLVFVDSVQISGAGGGGKPTVSVALNVGAVELTYNKQKADGTSEKVGPIQWSVKKNNASTDVS; encoded by the coding sequence ATGGCTAGCGAAATGTTTCTGAAGTTTACGCCGGAAGTCGCGGGTGAGTCGCCGACGGCAGGCTACGAGAATTGGATCGAGGTGCTGTCCCTGGCTTGGGGCGTGTCGAACCCGAGCACCATCGAGCAGGGCGTGGGCGCCGGGGCGGGCAAAGCGAGCTTCTCGCATTGCAGCTTGATGCTCAATATGGACGCGGCGACGGTCTTCCAGATGAAGAACTGTTGCCAGGGCACGCACTTCGAAAAGGCCATCATCGAGTGCCGCGAGGCGGGCGGCGAGTCGCCGGTGGTGTTTTGGAAGCAGGAGATGCATCTGGTGTTCGTCGACAGCGTGCAGATTTCGGGCGCCGGCGGCGGCGGCAAGCCGACCGTGAGCGTGGCCCTGAACGTAGGCGCGGTCGAGCTCACCTACAACAAGCAGAAGGCCGACGGCACTTCCGAGAAGGTCGGGCCGATCCAGTGGAGCGTCAAGAAGAACAACGCCTCCACCGACGTGTCCTAG
- the tssC gene encoding type VI secretion system contractile sheath large subunit: MSSDARAAQQQAAQEVTQEAGLLDQIVSKTKLGKDDQAKARGKDMIREFVSQVMAGAMTVSHDTEAMINARIAQIDKLLSLQLNEIMHHADFQKLEGSWRGLKYLMDKSETSDKLKIRVLNVSKKDLLRDLRRAPEFDQSALFKKVYEEEYGVFGGDPFAALIGDYEFSKHPEDMELLEKISNVAAAAHAPFLSAASPDLLSLESFADLGQPRDMGKVFDTTEYVKWKSFRQSEDSRYVGLALPHILMRLPYGADTAPVEAFNYEEGVDGTDHSKYLWGNAAYALGTRLTNAFAQFGWCAAIRGVEGGGLVEGLPAHTFKTDEGDVALKCPTEIAITDRREKELADQGFVPLVHCKGTDYAAFFSVQSAQKPKLYDKDAANASARLSAQLPYILAVSRFAHYLKSMMRDKIGSFMSRSQCESFLNQWIQNYVVTDDNASAAVKSKFPLREARIDVSEIPGKPGAYRSVAYLRPHFQLDELAVSLRLVADLPPPAK, translated from the coding sequence ATGAGTAGCGACGCGCGGGCGGCACAACAACAGGCGGCGCAGGAAGTCACGCAGGAAGCGGGGCTCCTCGACCAGATCGTTTCGAAGACGAAGCTTGGCAAGGACGACCAAGCCAAGGCGCGTGGCAAGGACATGATCCGCGAGTTCGTGTCGCAGGTGATGGCAGGGGCGATGACGGTGTCGCACGACACCGAGGCGATGATCAACGCGCGGATCGCGCAGATCGACAAGCTACTCTCCCTGCAGTTGAACGAGATCATGCACCATGCCGATTTCCAGAAGCTCGAGGGCTCCTGGCGCGGTCTGAAGTACCTGATGGACAAGAGCGAGACTTCCGACAAGCTGAAGATCCGCGTCCTGAACGTTTCGAAGAAGGACCTGCTGCGCGACCTGCGCCGGGCGCCGGAGTTCGACCAGAGCGCGCTGTTCAAGAAAGTGTACGAGGAAGAGTACGGTGTGTTCGGCGGCGATCCGTTCGCGGCGTTGATCGGGGACTACGAGTTCTCCAAGCACCCCGAGGACATGGAACTGCTCGAGAAGATTTCGAACGTGGCGGCGGCGGCGCACGCGCCGTTCCTTTCGGCCGCGTCTCCGGATCTGCTGAGCCTCGAGAGCTTCGCCGATCTCGGCCAGCCGCGCGATATGGGCAAGGTGTTCGACACCACCGAGTACGTGAAGTGGAAGAGCTTCCGTCAGAGCGAGGATTCGCGGTATGTCGGCCTGGCGCTGCCGCACATCCTGATGCGGCTGCCCTACGGGGCCGATACCGCGCCGGTGGAAGCCTTCAACTACGAAGAAGGCGTGGACGGCACCGACCACAGCAAGTACCTGTGGGGCAACGCGGCCTATGCCCTCGGCACGCGGCTGACGAACGCGTTCGCGCAGTTCGGGTGGTGCGCGGCGATCCGCGGCGTGGAAGGCGGCGGGCTGGTGGAAGGGCTGCCGGCGCACACGTTCAAGACGGACGAAGGTGACGTGGCGCTGAAGTGCCCCACCGAGATTGCGATTACCGATCGGCGCGAGAAAGAACTGGCCGATCAGGGTTTCGTTCCCCTGGTGCATTGCAAGGGGACCGATTACGCGGCGTTTTTCAGCGTACAGTCGGCGCAGAAGCCGAAGCTGTACGACAAAGATGCGGCGAACGCGAGTGCGCGGTTGTCGGCACAGTTGCCATACATCCTGGCCGTGTCGCGGTTCGCACACTACTTGAAGTCGATGATGCGCGATAAGATCGGGAGCTTCATGTCGCGCAGTCAGTGCGAGTCTTTCCTGAACCAGTGGATTCAAAACTACGTGGTGACGGACGACAACGCGTCGGCGGCGGTGAAGTCGAAGTTCCCGCTGCGAGAGGCCCGGATCGACGTATCGGAGATCCCGGGCAAGCCGGGGGCCTACCGTTCGGTGGCATACCTCCGGCCGCACTTTCAGCTCGACGAATTGGCGGTATCGTTGCGGTTGGTGGCAGATCTGCCGCCGCCCGCGAAATAG
- the tssB gene encoding type VI secretion system contractile sheath small subunit, which yields MARESTQTKLSRVRPPRVQISYEVNVGDAIEIKEIPFVMGVLGDFTGHPSEPLEELKKRKFVEVNPDNFNDVLAKMKPHLAFSVDDKLSDNPEAAKLKVDLHFRSMDDFEPDAVAQQVPPLKKLLDLRRKLADLRGSLQTNDALDKELQEVINSMEKMEALKGEVKPEGGDE from the coding sequence ATGGCACGAGAAAGCACACAAACGAAACTGTCGCGCGTCAGGCCGCCCCGGGTTCAGATCAGCTACGAAGTCAACGTGGGCGACGCTATCGAAATCAAAGAGATCCCGTTCGTGATGGGCGTGTTGGGGGATTTTACAGGCCATCCGAGCGAACCACTGGAAGAATTGAAAAAGCGGAAGTTTGTCGAGGTGAATCCGGACAACTTCAACGATGTGCTCGCGAAGATGAAGCCGCACCTGGCCTTCTCCGTCGATGACAAGCTGAGCGACAACCCGGAAGCGGCGAAGCTCAAAGTGGATCTCCATTTCCGGAGCATGGACGACTTCGAGCCGGATGCCGTGGCGCAGCAGGTGCCGCCGCTCAAGAAGCTGCTCGATCTGCGGCGGAAGCTGGCCGATTTGCGCGGCAGCCTGCAGACCAACGACGCGCTCGATAAAGAGCTGCAGGAAGTCATCAACAGCATGGAGAAGATGGAAGCCCTGAAGGGCGAAGTGAAGCCGGAGGGCGGCGATGAGTAG
- a CDS encoding type VI secretion system contractile sheath large subunit encodes MADRDRWGEIRLRAQESAAAVVDDERPAKIAIVGDFSGRGWQPNPKERTKPVAVDVDNFDAVLEWHQPEVDAAGIRLRFWSLDDFHPERLCENPDLFLDLETEVTPGLAENGDPPQAGGDFLDAILGQTEQREERMSAGGLAGFIEEITAPHRERRKGADEIASEAAQNEAESKRLRQILHHPAFEAIEGAWRGLDFALREMDASAPVRLFLMDASRAEIVEGAGGLADRLRAGEWDAVVLLASFEEREVEALAEWAAMARGARTVVLAGAGRSLETGSSERWKEFRRRAEAGSVGLVSSTRMLLRLPYGNATSPVDGREFEEMPEPPVADLYTWGHGAWATVALLGAGFSNYGWEFRLSGNGRIGGRPVHSFRKDGEAGFQACADRRLGDEEMDELLNAGLMPLTAAGRPDELWLARWQSVAQPLKSFPDWKRA; translated from the coding sequence ATGGCAGACCGGGACCGGTGGGGTGAGATTCGGCTGCGAGCCCAGGAGTCGGCGGCGGCCGTGGTGGACGACGAACGTCCGGCGAAGATCGCCATCGTGGGCGATTTCAGCGGGCGCGGGTGGCAGCCAAATCCGAAGGAACGAACCAAACCGGTCGCCGTGGACGTGGACAATTTCGATGCCGTGCTCGAATGGCACCAGCCGGAGGTGGACGCAGCCGGGATCCGGCTGCGGTTCTGGTCGCTCGATGATTTCCACCCCGAACGGCTCTGCGAGAATCCGGACCTGTTCCTGGACCTGGAGACGGAAGTGACGCCCGGACTGGCCGAGAACGGGGACCCGCCGCAAGCGGGCGGCGACTTCCTGGATGCGATCCTCGGCCAGACCGAGCAGCGCGAGGAGCGGATGAGCGCCGGCGGGCTGGCAGGATTTATTGAGGAGATCACGGCGCCGCACCGGGAGCGCCGGAAGGGCGCCGATGAGATCGCGAGCGAAGCGGCACAAAACGAGGCGGAATCGAAGCGGCTGCGGCAGATTCTGCACCATCCGGCGTTCGAGGCCATCGAGGGCGCCTGGCGTGGGCTTGATTTCGCGCTGCGGGAGATGGATGCGTCGGCGCCGGTTCGGTTGTTCCTGATGGACGCCTCGCGCGCGGAGATCGTCGAGGGGGCGGGCGGGCTCGCGGACCGGCTGCGGGCGGGTGAGTGGGACGCCGTGGTGCTGCTGGCGTCGTTCGAAGAGCGCGAGGTGGAAGCGCTGGCCGAATGGGCGGCGATGGCGCGCGGCGCGCGGACGGTTGTGCTGGCGGGCGCCGGGAGAAGCCTCGAGACGGGATCGAGCGAACGCTGGAAGGAGTTTCGCCGCCGTGCGGAGGCTGGTTCGGTGGGGCTGGTTTCGTCGACACGAATGCTGCTGCGTCTACCTTATGGAAATGCGACCAGTCCCGTAGACGGGCGCGAGTTCGAAGAAATGCCCGAACCGCCGGTGGCGGATCTGTACACGTGGGGGCACGGCGCTTGGGCGACGGTGGCGCTGCTCGGAGCCGGGTTCTCGAACTACGGCTGGGAGTTCCGGTTGAGCGGCAACGGGAGGATCGGCGGGCGGCCGGTACACTCTTTTCGCAAAGACGGCGAGGCCGGCTTCCAAGCGTGCGCGGACCGTAGGCTTGGCGATGAAGAGATGGATGAGTTGCTCAATGCCGGGCTGATGCCGCTGACGGCGGCCGGGAGACCGGACGAGCTGTGGCTGGCGCGATGGCAGAGCGTGGCGCAACCGTTGAAATCGTTTCCAGACTGGAAAAGAGCGTGA
- the tssK gene encoding type VI secretion system baseplate subunit TssK, with protein MRHLQPVLWTKGTLLSPQHLQLQDRFLEDSLRFRLEALSYCPWGFRDCRLDREALAAGMFSLTVASGIFPDGLLFDIPASDTTPPQRSLDQHFTPETKSVDVYLAVPNYREQGANVSVTKNGALADTRYIAEAIAVRDEVKGEAERPVQIARKGFRFLFEGESRQGYSTLRIARVLRAPSGEYSFDESFIPPLLDFRSNETLVTIARRLVEILGAKSTELAALRRHKNQSLADFTSSDIASFWLLYTINAFFPDVRHLFEVRGGHPEELFAVLVALAGSLTTFSKEIHPRDLPVYDHDRLEECFPELDVKLRQLLETVVPRNFVSLAFKQIQPSIYAVPLADERYFTNTRLYLAVRADMDHGDLIARGPQMIKVSSANQIDSIVRHAVSGLGMTHVVRPPSSLPVRLNYEYFALQQQGEHWASIFRSRNLAAYVPAEFPSAELELLILLPEAVR; from the coding sequence ATGCGTCATCTCCAGCCGGTGCTGTGGACCAAAGGCACCCTGCTCAGCCCGCAGCACCTCCAGCTTCAGGACCGGTTCCTTGAGGATTCGCTTCGTTTCCGGCTCGAAGCCCTGTCCTACTGTCCCTGGGGATTCCGCGATTGCCGGCTGGACCGCGAGGCGCTCGCCGCCGGCATGTTTTCCCTCACCGTCGCCTCCGGGATCTTCCCGGACGGTCTGCTGTTCGACATCCCGGCCTCGGATACCACGCCCCCGCAGCGTTCGCTCGATCAGCACTTCACGCCCGAAACCAAGTCCGTCGACGTCTACCTTGCCGTGCCCAACTACCGCGAGCAGGGCGCGAACGTATCGGTGACAAAGAACGGCGCGCTGGCCGACACGCGCTACATCGCCGAGGCGATCGCCGTGCGCGACGAGGTGAAGGGGGAGGCCGAGCGCCCGGTCCAGATCGCGCGCAAGGGCTTTCGATTCCTGTTCGAAGGCGAAAGCCGCCAGGGCTACTCGACGCTCCGCATCGCGCGGGTGCTGCGCGCCCCCTCCGGCGAATACAGCTTCGACGAGAGCTTCATTCCGCCCCTGCTCGATTTCCGATCGAACGAAACGCTGGTCACCATCGCGCGACGGCTCGTCGAGATCCTCGGCGCCAAGAGCACCGAACTCGCCGCGCTCCGCCGCCACAAGAACCAGAGCCTCGCCGACTTCACTTCCTCCGACATCGCCAGCTTCTGGCTCCTCTATACGATCAACGCGTTCTTCCCCGACGTCCGCCACCTGTTCGAGGTCCGTGGCGGGCACCCCGAGGAATTGTTCGCGGTGCTGGTGGCGCTGGCCGGTTCGCTGACCACATTCTCGAAGGAGATCCACCCGCGAGACCTGCCCGTCTACGATCACGACCGGCTGGAGGAGTGCTTCCCTGAACTCGACGTGAAGCTGCGCCAGTTACTCGAAACCGTGGTCCCGCGCAACTTCGTCTCGCTCGCCTTCAAGCAGATTCAGCCGTCGATCTACGCCGTCCCGCTCGCCGACGAGCGCTACTTCACCAACACGCGCCTCTACCTCGCCGTGCGCGCCGACATGGATCACGGAGACCTGATCGCGCGCGGTCCGCAGATGATCAAGGTATCGTCGGCGAACCAGATCGATTCGATCGTCCGCCACGCCGTGTCGGGGCTCGGGATGACGCATGTCGTCCGCCCGCCGTCGTCGCTGCCGGTGCGGCTCAACTACGAGTACTTCGCGCTGCAGCAACAGGGCGAGCACTGGGCGTCGATCTTCCGGTCCCGCAACCTCGCCGCGTATGTGCCCGCCGAGTTCCCGAGCGCGGAGTTGGAATTGTTGATCCTGCTACCGGAAGCGGTGCGGTAG
- a CDS encoding VOC family protein — MSKITPFLWFNDNAEEAAEFYLSVFPDAKKLSEMRSGSAGPLPAGKILVITIELMGQRMTFLNGGPAHSLTPAFSYSVACKDQTELDGYWDKLLDGGQPMACGWLTDKFGLCWQIVPENIGEILKHPKAMAAMMTMVKFDIAALEAAARE; from the coding sequence ATGAGCAAAATCACACCGTTTTTATGGTTCAACGATAATGCCGAAGAGGCCGCGGAGTTCTATCTCTCGGTGTTTCCGGATGCGAAAAAACTGAGCGAAATGCGCTCCGGCAGCGCCGGACCGCTACCTGCCGGAAAGATCCTCGTCATCACCATCGAACTGATGGGCCAGCGCATGACGTTCCTCAACGGCGGCCCGGCGCATTCGCTCACGCCGGCCTTCTCGTACTCCGTCGCTTGCAAGGATCAAACCGAACTCGACGGCTACTGGGACAAGCTGCTCGACGGCGGCCAACCCATGGCGTGCGGGTGGCTGACCGACAAGTTCGGGCTTTGCTGGCAGATCGTTCCCGAGAACATCGGCGAGATTCTAAAGCATCCCAAGGCGATGGCGGCGATGATGACGATGGTGAAGTTCGACATCGCCGCGCTCGAAGCCGCGGCGCGGGAGTAA